The Lewinellaceae bacterium genome has a segment encoding these proteins:
- a CDS encoding MATE family efflux transporter — translation MLGSAAQNVIALTDSVFLYHVSEEDFASIGFASVFYLIVAAIGFGFSRGGQIMIARRIGEGNPMEVGRTFYAMLYFELGLSVFMFFFMKYGCYYFFQLFVDSDIIFHKSLEYIEYRSWGVFFSYAGVAIIALYTGIARTWFILVDAIFLAAFNIMLDYALVYGHWGFPEMGIAGAGLASSISEMVAFGVFIVFIFMDKKSRGYALFRIPAIDMELIRTEFRLSTPMVMQAMVGLGSWFVFFSIVENLGERQLAITNLVRMVYLILSIPTWGFSTGVNTMVSNFIGQQKRQAVLPIIWKTAKISWMTTMVMTIPILLFPHEILYPLLGGQNVFLIDEARPVFYVLAGILTAFSIGGVYFNGLAGTGATFYGFKIQLACAIGYLIYIYIEVNYTNGGLVWAWAAEMFYWIAILLLSIWYIRSRQWHLLQV, via the coding sequence ATGTTGGGTAGCGCAGCGCAAAATGTCATTGCTTTGACGGACAGCGTATTCCTTTATCATGTGAGTGAGGAAGATTTTGCTTCTATTGGATTTGCCAGTGTTTTTTACCTGATTGTGGCCGCCATTGGTTTTGGTTTTTCCCGCGGAGGACAGATCATGATTGCCCGAAGAATAGGAGAGGGGAACCCCATGGAAGTGGGGAGGACTTTTTATGCGATGTTGTATTTCGAACTTGGACTGTCAGTGTTCATGTTCTTTTTTATGAAATATGGCTGTTATTATTTCTTCCAGCTCTTTGTAGATTCGGATATTATTTTTCACAAGAGTCTTGAATACATTGAATACCGGTCCTGGGGGGTATTTTTTTCCTATGCCGGTGTGGCGATCATCGCGCTTTATACCGGCATTGCCCGAACCTGGTTCATTCTCGTTGATGCTATTTTCCTTGCTGCTTTTAATATAATGTTGGATTATGCGCTCGTTTATGGCCATTGGGGATTCCCGGAGATGGGCATCGCCGGTGCCGGATTGGCAAGTTCAATATCTGAAATGGTGGCCTTTGGCGTTTTTATTGTATTCATTTTTATGGATAAAAAATCGCGGGGTTATGCACTATTTCGAATCCCGGCGATCGATATGGAACTGATCCGAACCGAATTCCGGTTGTCCACCCCCATGGTGATGCAGGCGATGGTTGGGCTGGGAAGTTGGTTTGTCTTTTTTAGTATAGTAGAAAACCTTGGGGAACGTCAGTTGGCTATCACCAATCTCGTCAGGATGGTGTACCTCATTTTATCCATCCCTACCTGGGGTTTTTCCACAGGGGTAAACACCATGGTAAGCAATTTTATTGGCCAGCAAAAGCGTCAGGCTGTTTTGCCCATTATTTGGAAAACCGCAAAGATATCATGGATGACCACTATGGTAATGACGATACCCATTCTCCTGTTCCCCCATGAAATACTTTACCCGTTGCTGGGGGGGCAAAATGTATTCCTCATCGATGAGGCGCGTCCGGTGTTTTACGTTCTTGCAGGTATCCTGACGGCTTTTTCCATAGGAGGGGTGTATTTCAACGGGTTGGCTGGCACAGGAGCCACTTTTTACGGTTTTAAAATACAACTGGCTTGCGCTATAGGTTACCTGATCTATATTTATATCGAAGTAAATTACACTAACGGTGGATTAGTGTGGGCCTGGGCGGCAGAAATGTTTTATTGGATTGCCATTTTGCTTTTGTCTATTTGGTATATCCGGTCGAGGCAGTGGCACTTATTGCAGGTTTGA
- a CDS encoding S9 family peptidase, translating into MQSSKNAPKAQKIPKVLTLHGDTRIDYYYWLNDRDNEEVVNYLNAENEYLEDKLSHIKQFRQDLFLEMKSRIKEDDQSVPYKDNGYFYITRYEKGKEYPVYSRKKDSLEAPEEILLEVNELAKDFSYFKIGGFEVSLDNKLMAYSEDIVSRRIYTIRFKNLETGEMLEDVIPNTSGNIIWANDNKTLFYAVKDEALRPYKIFRHKLGTPVTDDVEIWHEADDTFRTYIYKTKSDRFLIIGSDQTITSEYRILDANDPEGTFRIFQKRTRGLEYDLAHFKDDFFVRTNLNAKNFRLMKTPVDATEKSNWTEVIPHREDVLLEDMDIFNNYLVLSERIKGITQLRIMPTEGSEHYIHFQDEAHLTATSINLDFDTDILRISYQSMTTPPTIYDYNMKTREFKLMKQQEVVGDFDPENYESERFFVTVRDGVQVPVSIVYRKGYQKDGNAPLLQYAYGSYGHSMEPYFSSIRLSLLDRGFAFAIAHIRGGEEMGRHWYDDGRLLKKKNTFTDFIDCAKYLVEHKYTSNDRLFAMGGSAGGLLMGAIINMAPELWKGVLAAVPFVDVVTTMLDDSIPLTTGEYDEWGNPNEKEYYDYIKSYSPYDNVEAKDYPAMLVTTGLHDSQVQYWEPAKWVAKLREMKTDDNILLMHTNMEAGHGGASGRFEAIKEIALEYAFILDLAGKIEGENK; encoded by the coding sequence ATGCAATCATCAAAAAATGCTCCAAAGGCCCAAAAAATTCCTAAAGTCCTGACCCTTCACGGAGATACCCGGATAGATTATTACTACTGGCTCAACGATCGCGACAATGAGGAGGTCGTCAACTATCTCAATGCCGAAAATGAATACCTCGAAGATAAACTTTCCCACATCAAACAGTTCCGCCAGGATCTTTTCCTGGAAATGAAAAGCAGGATCAAAGAAGATGACCAGTCAGTACCTTATAAGGATAACGGTTATTTTTACATCACCCGTTACGAAAAAGGAAAAGAATACCCGGTATACTCCAGAAAGAAAGATTCGCTGGAAGCCCCTGAAGAAATTTTACTCGAAGTAAATGAGCTGGCCAAAGATTTTTCCTATTTTAAGATCGGGGGATTTGAAGTTAGCCTGGACAATAAACTGATGGCTTACAGCGAAGATATTGTCAGCCGAAGAATATATACCATCCGTTTTAAAAACCTGGAAACCGGGGAAATGCTGGAGGATGTCATTCCCAATACATCGGGCAATATCATCTGGGCCAACGACAACAAGACTTTATTTTATGCAGTAAAGGATGAGGCTTTACGTCCATACAAAATTTTCAGACACAAACTGGGAACGCCGGTTACTGATGATGTGGAAATCTGGCATGAAGCAGATGATACTTTCCGTACTTATATTTACAAAACGAAATCCGATCGTTTTCTCATCATCGGCTCTGATCAGACGATAACTTCCGAGTACAGGATTCTCGACGCCAATGATCCGGAAGGCACCTTTAGAATTTTCCAGAAAAGAACGCGTGGCCTGGAGTACGACCTGGCTCATTTTAAGGATGATTTTTTTGTAAGAACCAACCTCAATGCAAAGAACTTCAGGTTGATGAAAACGCCCGTCGATGCAACGGAAAAATCCAACTGGACAGAAGTTATTCCACACCGGGAGGATGTCTTGTTGGAAGACATGGACATTTTCAATAACTATCTCGTACTTTCAGAAAGGATAAAAGGCATTACCCAATTGAGAATAATGCCTACCGAAGGCAGCGAACACTATATTCACTTCCAGGATGAAGCCCACCTCACCGCTACCTCCATCAATCTTGATTTTGATACTGATATTTTGCGCATCAGTTACCAGTCGATGACCACTCCGCCGACCATTTACGACTACAATATGAAAACCAGGGAGTTCAAGCTGATGAAACAACAGGAAGTCGTAGGGGATTTCGATCCTGAAAATTATGAATCGGAAAGATTTTTTGTGACGGTGAGAGACGGAGTCCAGGTGCCCGTATCTATTGTTTACCGCAAAGGATACCAAAAAGACGGTAACGCGCCGCTGCTCCAATATGCTTATGGCAGTTACGGACACAGTATGGAACCTTATTTCAGTTCTATCCGATTAAGCCTGCTCGATCGTGGATTCGCCTTTGCCATCGCCCATATTCGCGGCGGCGAAGAGATGGGCCGTCACTGGTATGACGATGGCAGGTTGCTCAAAAAGAAAAATACTTTTACCGATTTTATCGACTGCGCCAAATACCTGGTCGAACATAAGTACACCAGTAATGATCGTCTTTTCGCCATGGGGGGCAGTGCAGGCGGACTGCTGATGGGCGCCATTATCAATATGGCTCCTGAACTTTGGAAAGGAGTTCTGGCCGCCGTGCCTTTCGTCGATGTAGTAACGACCATGCTTGATGACAGCATCCCTTTGACTACTGGCGAATACGATGAATGGGGCAATCCCAATGAAAAAGAGTATTACGATTACATAAAATCTTACTCTCCCTACGACAACGTCGAAGCCAAAGATTACCCCGCGATGCTGGTCACGACCGGACTACACGACTCCCAGGTTCAATACTGGGAGCCGGCCAAATGGGTGGCGAAACTGCGGGAGATGAAAACAGATGACAACATTTTGCTCATGCATACAAATATGGAGGCAGGGCATGGAGGCGCCTCTGGCCGGTTCGAGGCGATCAAGGAAATTGCGCTTGAATATGCTTTTATTTTAGATCTTGCAGGAAAAATAGAAGGCGAAAATAAATAA
- a CDS encoding SusC/RagA family TonB-linked outer membrane protein: protein MQKYLLLLLFLTSGILSLSGQKVITGVITSTEDGEPLFGVNISIKDSNTGAISDFEGKYSLEAKEDDILVFSFIGFQLQEIPVAGRSVIDVSLVTDAEQLGEVVVTALGIKRQKRELGYSAETFGGEGLEKSNATNLISALSGKSAGVQVGTSNGVDGGTTRITIRGNNNLKGNNQPLIIIDGVPLENESGFTDVGRGVDWGSSINNINPQDIETMNILKGPTASALYGSRGANGVILITTKRGQQQKGIGITYNVSHKIIQPFRYRKVQNTYGSGGPVSLLEPQLEMNADGEYMYPNNIHTNSGPFGKTTFETFGFYSTGVSWGPKMEGQMVRWWDGELRPYTPQPDNLKLFFHNGHTTAHNLSFSGGGKMGTMRVSLTRNSHEAVIPNSNFDQTTANIGSRIDISPKVHADLSISYINYHRLNSPTLGDDNTGSFGKGILYSWPRSYKGLEKDIDILPDGTQNDYGGNYPFTFSPPHLWWNAYNNNTSLDRNKLIGGLSLTYDVTNWLNITGKLGLDFTLTQFEKKHNPIDKLGILGGFYANELDRNKVVNNEFLVTVHKKNLFGKTFGGSISLGGTQWQRSRYAIKGSSSTWINPWLFTFNNYENRIDVPIPTEIRYDKKINSIYGFLNLHFKEYLFLELSGRNDWSSALPIQNNSYFYPSASMSFILSEVIDFSHTGISFLKLRAAYAETATDTDPFALDFTYATGSFGGSQTATLPTTIPPLELKPQLANSYEAGISMGWLEDKIQLDLTYYQIWSYAQILDSPLPASSGANFIKINTGEIQNRGFEATLDITLLQKKNFFWQTGFNISRNRNRIISLGDGADILQLADIWGLNGPAIAVREGEDYGTIVGYDYIYDEASGKPILNEEGTHYLFTENQVPIGNASPKFTGGWTMRLGFKNFSLNTLVDTKWGGDIYAGSYVIGLQTGQSPETLLERNGGGLPYTDPDGNIRNIGVILDGVYADGTPNDKVVHYYFKYVPNAGGWGHFLSTPGILENSWIKLREVALTYKFPTGILNKSKVFQGLTASIVGRDLFYLYTTLPDNINPEGSNGSGNAQGLEWASFPSMRSFSFSLIASF, encoded by the coding sequence ATGCAAAAATATTTACTTCTACTCCTTTTCCTTACCTCAGGTATTCTTTCCCTTTCTGGGCAAAAAGTAATCACAGGTGTGATCACTTCGACTGAAGACGGTGAACCTCTATTTGGAGTTAACATTAGCATCAAGGATTCAAACACTGGTGCCATTTCCGATTTCGAGGGGAAATATAGTCTGGAAGCCAAAGAGGATGACATACTGGTTTTCAGTTTCATTGGATTTCAATTGCAGGAAATTCCCGTTGCAGGGCGGAGCGTCATTGATGTTTCTCTTGTGACAGATGCAGAACAATTAGGAGAAGTGGTCGTCACGGCCCTCGGTATCAAACGCCAAAAACGCGAACTCGGATATTCTGCTGAAACTTTTGGTGGAGAAGGTCTTGAAAAGTCCAATGCCACCAACCTGATTTCTGCCCTGAGTGGCAAATCAGCAGGCGTTCAGGTGGGCACGTCAAACGGAGTAGACGGAGGAACCACAAGGATCACTATTCGCGGCAATAACAACCTTAAAGGCAATAACCAACCACTCATCATCATCGACGGCGTTCCGCTTGAGAATGAATCGGGTTTCACAGATGTCGGCCGCGGAGTGGATTGGGGGTCATCCATCAACAATATCAACCCTCAGGACATCGAAACCATGAATATCCTGAAAGGCCCAACCGCTTCGGCCCTTTATGGTTCAAGAGGTGCCAACGGAGTCATCCTGATCACCACTAAAAGAGGACAGCAGCAAAAAGGAATTGGCATCACCTACAATGTGTCACACAAGATCATTCAGCCTTTCAGATACCGGAAAGTTCAAAATACCTATGGATCCGGTGGGCCGGTCAGCTTACTGGAACCTCAACTGGAAATGAATGCCGACGGGGAATACATGTACCCCAATAACATTCACACCAATTCCGGTCCTTTTGGCAAAACGACCTTTGAGACTTTTGGTTTTTATTCCACCGGCGTTTCCTGGGGCCCAAAAATGGAAGGACAAATGGTCCGTTGGTGGGACGGCGAGTTAAGACCTTACACCCCCCAACCCGACAACCTGAAATTATTTTTCCATAACGGCCACACGACTGCTCATAACCTTTCCTTTTCGGGAGGTGGAAAAATGGGAACCATGCGGGTTTCCCTGACCCGAAACAGTCATGAGGCGGTCATCCCCAACAGTAATTTTGACCAAACCACCGCCAATATCGGATCGAGAATCGACATTTCTCCAAAAGTACACGCCGATCTTTCTATCTCCTACATCAACTACCACCGATTAAACAGCCCAACTCTTGGCGATGATAATACAGGCTCCTTCGGTAAGGGAATTCTCTACAGCTGGCCAAGAAGTTATAAAGGCCTGGAAAAAGATATAGATATATTGCCCGACGGCACCCAAAATGATTATGGCGGAAATTATCCCTTTACTTTTTCACCGCCTCATTTATGGTGGAATGCGTATAACAACAACACCAGCCTTGACCGGAATAAACTGATCGGCGGGCTTTCCTTAACCTATGATGTTACCAACTGGCTCAACATTACCGGGAAATTAGGGCTTGATTTTACCCTTACCCAGTTTGAGAAAAAGCACAACCCGATCGATAAGCTCGGAATCCTGGGAGGTTTTTATGCCAACGAACTGGACCGAAACAAAGTGGTCAACAATGAATTTCTCGTCACTGTGCATAAAAAAAATCTGTTCGGAAAAACATTTGGAGGCAGCATTTCTTTGGGGGGAACCCAATGGCAACGCAGCCGATATGCCATCAAAGGAAGCAGTTCCACATGGATCAACCCCTGGTTGTTCACCTTTAACAATTATGAAAACAGGATTGATGTTCCCATCCCCACTGAAATCCGTTACGACAAAAAGATCAATTCCATATATGGGTTTTTGAACCTCCATTTCAAGGAATACCTCTTCCTGGAACTCAGTGGACGAAATGACTGGTCTTCGGCCTTACCCATTCAAAACAATTCATATTTCTACCCATCCGCCTCTATGAGTTTCATTTTGAGCGAAGTAATAGACTTCAGCCATACGGGGATCAGTTTTTTAAAACTCAGAGCCGCCTATGCTGAAACTGCCACAGATACCGATCCGTTCGCGTTGGATTTTACTTATGCTACAGGTAGTTTCGGAGGAAGTCAAACAGCAACCCTGCCCACCACTATCCCTCCTTTGGAATTAAAACCCCAATTGGCCAATTCCTACGAAGCCGGGATCAGCATGGGATGGCTCGAAGATAAAATTCAACTGGATTTGACCTATTACCAGATATGGTCGTATGCCCAGATACTCGATTCTCCCCTTCCTGCCTCCTCCGGAGCCAATTTTATTAAGATCAATACTGGTGAAATTCAAAACAGGGGCTTTGAAGCGACCCTTGATATTACATTGCTTCAAAAAAAGAATTTCTTCTGGCAAACAGGTTTTAATATCAGCCGAAACAGAAACAGGATCATCAGCCTTGGAGATGGAGCCGACATTCTCCAACTGGCAGATATCTGGGGGCTGAACGGGCCTGCCATAGCCGTGAGAGAAGGAGAAGATTATGGTACCATCGTCGGATATGATTATATTTATGATGAGGCTTCCGGCAAACCCATATTAAACGAGGAAGGAACCCACTACTTATTTACGGAAAACCAGGTACCCATTGGTAATGCCTCCCCTAAATTTACCGGCGGATGGACGATGAGACTCGGCTTTAAAAACTTCAGCCTGAATACCCTTGTAGATACCAAATGGGGCGGAGATATTTATGCAGGGTCCTACGTCATCGGATTACAAACCGGTCAAAGTCCTGAAACCCTTTTAGAAAGGAACGGGGGCGGTCTTCCCTATACGGATCCTGATGGAAATATCCGTAATATCGGGGTTATCCTGGACGGCGTTTATGCTGACGGTACGCCTAATGACAAAGTCGTACATTATTACTTCAAATACGTGCCTAATGCCGGTGGCTGGGGACACTTTCTCTCCACACCAGGCATTCTGGAAAACTCCTGGATCAAGTTAAGGGAGGTCGCATTGACTTATAAGTTCCCCACAGGCATATTGAATAAATCAAAAGTTTTCCAGGGATTGACGGCATCCATCGTGGGGCGGGACTTATTCTACCTATACACTACCCTACCTGACAACATTAATCCCGAAGGCTCCAATGGCTCAGGCAATGCACAGGGGCTGGAATGGGCTTCGTTTCCTAGTATGCGATCTTTCAGCTTTAGTTTAATAGCCTCTTTCTGA
- a CDS encoding SusD/RagB family nutrient-binding outer membrane lipoprotein, with protein MKKINVLYILVSTVLMLPSCDKGFEALNKNPFESTQTEIGPLFNTCVNSLRLGWNEQFYLHNETLYEITQQAALSSVTFQNVSIGTEEVWNNYYITLAHFRELEARFDAYEGDTEVLNNVRAMTKILLAYKTFRVTDLFGDMPFFDAGKGFEDLAYARPKFDTQKDIYFFLLDELKWAAEHINPAPNPITATGEAYYNLGNFDTFFNGDLHQWIKFANSLRLRHALRMYEKAPLEAETIISEILENNLPLVRENEDNVLMNPRAQQWLNQSVGWSFREHKKLRMGSNIWHQMSENDNVDGSGIFDPRAYVFFETNNANEWAPFPQVPDENTPQSGGIPYQYHRDDNYTIKGQDNIYSPFNYYLVRDEQDVPEIILTAAEVHFIKAEILLRGIGVPADEGEADGEYTLGLAASIEFWQKVAFNTAIWTNAQTPLTTGEIFAVTNHPRLSIFTSQDKLGLIYTQRWIDAFRQPWEAYALVRRTGQTPHEGPIKQHYRFPYPPGEIENNPDNWAAQVSKMGEDSYLTKIWWMPG; from the coding sequence ATGAAAAAAATAAACGTATTATATATCCTGGTTTCAACGGTTTTGATGCTTCCCTCCTGTGACAAAGGTTTTGAGGCCCTCAATAAAAATCCATTCGAGTCCACTCAAACCGAGATCGGACCTCTTTTTAATACTTGCGTCAATTCCCTGAGATTGGGCTGGAACGAACAATTCTACCTTCACAATGAGACGCTGTATGAGATCACCCAGCAAGCGGCATTATCGTCTGTTACTTTCCAAAATGTTTCCATTGGCACGGAGGAAGTCTGGAACAATTATTATATCACCCTTGCCCATTTCCGGGAACTCGAAGCCAGGTTTGATGCCTATGAAGGAGATACTGAGGTGCTCAACAATGTAAGAGCCATGACCAAAATCCTCCTGGCCTATAAGACTTTTAGGGTCACAGACCTGTTTGGCGACATGCCTTTTTTTGATGCAGGAAAGGGATTTGAGGATCTTGCCTATGCGCGCCCCAAATTTGATACCCAGAAAGATATCTATTTCTTTTTACTGGATGAATTAAAATGGGCCGCCGAGCACATTAATCCTGCGCCCAACCCGATCACCGCAACCGGAGAAGCCTATTACAATTTAGGAAATTTTGATACTTTCTTCAACGGAGATCTTCACCAATGGATAAAATTCGCCAATAGTTTACGATTGCGTCATGCGTTGAGGATGTATGAAAAAGCCCCATTGGAGGCCGAAACCATCATTTCGGAAATATTGGAGAACAACCTGCCCCTGGTGAGAGAAAATGAGGATAATGTTTTGATGAACCCCAGGGCACAGCAATGGCTCAACCAGTCAGTTGGATGGTCCTTCCGTGAGCATAAAAAACTGAGAATGGGAAGCAACATCTGGCACCAGATGTCGGAAAATGACAACGTGGACGGCAGCGGCATATTTGACCCCAGGGCCTATGTATTTTTTGAAACCAATAACGCCAATGAATGGGCACCCTTCCCTCAGGTTCCCGATGAAAATACACCACAGTCCGGGGGAATTCCTTATCAGTACCACCGGGATGATAATTATACCATAAAGGGGCAGGATAATATTTATTCTCCCTTCAATTATTACCTGGTCAGGGACGAACAGGATGTTCCGGAAATCATCCTCACGGCTGCCGAAGTTCATTTTATCAAAGCGGAAATTTTGCTGCGGGGTATTGGTGTTCCTGCAGATGAAGGGGAAGCAGATGGGGAATACACATTGGGATTAGCCGCTTCCATTGAATTTTGGCAGAAGGTGGCGTTTAATACGGCCATTTGGACGAATGCCCAAACTCCTTTAACTACAGGAGAAATATTTGCGGTCACCAATCATCCCCGCTTGAGCATATTTACCAGCCAGGACAAATTGGGCCTCATTTATACCCAAAGATGGATCGATGCTTTCCGGCAGCCCTGGGAAGCTTACGCCCTTGTCAGACGAACCGGGCAAACCCCACATGAAGGCCCGATAAAACAACATTACAGGTTCCCTTATCCGCCGGGAGAAATCGAAAACAATCCCGACAACTGGGCTGCTCAGGTAAGCAAAATGGGAGAAGATTCTTATTTGACCAAAATTTGGTGGATGCCCGGTTAA